A window from Choristoneura fumiferana chromosome 22, NRCan_CFum_1, whole genome shotgun sequence encodes these proteins:
- the LOC141440309 gene encoding uncharacterized protein isoform X10, translating to MDVPSQETVGLLSSDEGGAGSSDSRSDSSEDEVTEHVARAPAAMAAARAQVVVPTISVTPHSPGVLDDSLQQLRQLHAAVQRMRAAPLPLMQAGGISRLSTSCPSLCKDGVADNDCSSPTHLDFFPHSRKGSGESRHWGLWDRREEGRRSSWAALEPGARAPEPHRQRSTLNGHSASLSSVESDGEAPRVRHSTHSLNDNDLAKDFEKVTAALRAGTSVTPADGSARLVARLPLQKSVSTPSIVAAVQPPPPQPMPNIAAYDHHAEKRRKRGSLFFRKKKDKSRKAAHAWQTASSSADCDWCGRALADTPQAYCENCTMTVHQNVCKDYIVECNKPKSSKTSVGKSLSAASGKSSKRSSVSSQSQTPNSKKQGCYSPWRRVATKLGVHTSHACHDDKDGSDHKHDQSNASDDAGASEWPEAYLTPDLLGEEAILLGLGASEPDTWAAGAPKGLANIFNFASRAIGDRETKRQEHIYELILTEKHHCLTIRLMQKMFAEGMLRFPGISTAQVSRMFPCVEELWTLHAALLARLRARQHASPQIASVADILADTFAAPARHRLKAAYGEFCSRHRDAVDVFKECCAREPRLARFIRKCQQNPLLRKKGVPECVLFVAQRLTKYPLLLEPLLKTAGDDINERELLQKALCGVKEILVDVDNQVAAKEREDRKLEIYHRIDAKSFANFKGRKFKKSDILQGNRILKFEGVATLMQGRSKMQTLLVIVLTDVLFFLHDNNNKYTFFTPDNKTGVVSLVKLLVREKAGAEGRGLYLICSGPAEPEMFELRVHRPKDIHSWIHNVRLAVSQCPSEVEESEAGSLASAEERQRALDARYESIRLITDETPWWQIEEALRVKDREHATLLEEKMALHMKMVGHTGTSTLDVPSTGANAVFPGGLVFPDYVRLAAPSPDTHALWQEVCRVVKDALEASSGVWSGGGALGRSTSSAGERHSCVYESPALPRRADTFAGFDATTNRHRGVNLRLSTDTPEEAEAESETHERPRAYEQTGGDAALKLQHAVYTLTCIVWQQLTTIHSLEAQVMAWRAAPGGAARGHEAQLEELRHLQARLTADRAAWEHSRARDHAAIADEKRQLQAAREELAEQQKDVEQQRERLYRRLERLQQHGGSQEEIASVGTLSPDSSVSDTTRRKEPKWRSNRGSTGSECSASGGGARAVPPRSCSPRRTRVAPPPPSL from the exons GGCGGCGCCGGCAGTTCGGACTCCCGCTCGGACAGCAGCGAGGACGAGGTGACGGAGCACGtggcgcgcgcgcccgccgccatggccgccgcccgcgcgcagGTAGTC GTGCCGACCATAAGCGTGACGCCGCACAGCCCCGGCGTGCTCGACGACAGCCTGCAGCAGCTGCGGCAGCTGCATGCCGCTGTGCAGCGCATGCGCGCGGCGCCGCTGCCGCTCATG CAAGCGGGCGGCATCAGTAGACTCAGCACGTCGTGCCCGTCGCTCTGCAAAGATGGCGTCGCGGATAACGACTGCTCCTCACCCACGCACTTGGACTTCTTCCCTCACAGTCGGAAAGGAAGCG GTGAGTCCCGGCACTGGGGCCTGTGGGACCGGCGGGAGGAGGGCCGCCGCAGCTCGTGGGCCGCGCTGGAGCCCGGCGCGCGGGCGCCCGAACCCCACCGACAACGCAG TACGCTCAACGGACACAGCGCGTCGCTATCATCGGTGGAGTCGGACGGAGAGGCGCCGCGCGTGCGACACTCCACGCACTCGCTCAACGACAACGACTTAGCC AAAGACTTCGAGAAGGTGACAGCGGCGCTGCGCGCGGGCACATCCGTGACGCCGGCGGACGGCAGCGCGCGGCTGGTCGCGCGCCTGCCGCTCCAGAAGTCCGTGTCCACGCCGAGCATTGTGGCCGCCgtgcagccgccgccgccccagCCCATGCCCAACAT AGCGGCCTATGACCACCATGCTGAAAAGAGACGGAAGAGAGGCagtttatttttcagaaaaaagaAG GACAAGTCGCGCAAAGCGGCGCATGCGTGGCAGACGGCGTCGTCTTCCGCGGACTGCGATTGGTGCGGGCGCGCGCTCGCCGACACGCCCCAAGCCTATTGCGAGA ATTGCACAATGACAGTACACCAAAACGTGTGCAAAGACTACATTGTTGAATGCAACAAGCCTAAATCGTCAAAA ACATCAGTTGGTAAATCCTTAAGCGCAGCGAGCGGCAAAAGCAGTAAACGTAGTTCAGTTTCCAGCCAGTCTCAAACGCcaaatag CAAGAAGCAGGGATGCTATTCGCCGTGGCGTCGCGTGGCTACGAAGCTCGGCGTGCA CACCAGCCACGCCTGTCACGACGACAAAGATGGCTCCGACCACAAACATGACCAAAGCAA CGCGTCCGACGACGCGGGCGCGTCAGAATGGCCGGAAGCGTACCTAACACCGGACCTGCTTGGGGAGGAAGCGATCCTGCTGGGCCTGGGGGCGTCCGAGCCCGACACGTGGGCGGCCGGCGCGCCCAAAGGACTCGCCAA tattttcaatttcgctTCCAGAGCCATCGGGGACAGGGAAACCAAGAGGCAGGAGCATATATACGAGCTAATACTGACAGAAAAACACCACTGTTTAACAATAAGACTTATGCAAAAG ATGTTCGCAGAAGGCATGCTCCGATTCCCGGGCATATCTACAGCGCAGGTGTCCCGTATGTTCCCGTGCGTGGAGGAGCTATGGACTCTGCACGCGGCGTTGCTCGCTAGACTACGCGCAAGACAGCACGCGTCACCGCAAATTGCGTCAGTCGCGGACATACTGGCGGATACCTTCGCCGCGCCCGCGAGGCATCGGTTGAAGGCTGCTTACG GCGAGTTCTGTTCGCGGCATCGGGACGCGGTGGACGTGTTCAAAGAGTGCTGCGCGCGGGAGCCGCGTCTTGCGCGCTTCATACGGAAGTGCCAGCAGAACCCGTTGCTCAGGAAAAAG GGCGTACCGGAGTGTGTGTTGTTCGTAGCGCAGAGGCTAACCAAATACCCGCTGTTGTTGGAGCCGCTGCTGAAAACGGCCGGCGACGACATAAATGAGCGGGAGCTGTTGCAGAAAGCTCTCTGCGGCGTCAAG GAAATCCTAGTCGATGTGGACAACCAGGTGGCAGCCAAAGAGCGGGAGGACAGGAAGCTCGAGATATATCATCGGATCGACGCCAAATCGTTTGCCAACTTTAAGGGACGCAAGTTCAAGAAAAGTGACATCCTGCAAGGGAATAGGATACTCAA gttcGAAGGCGTGGCGACACTGATGCAGGGTCGCAGCAAGATGCAGACGCTGTTAGTGATCGTGCTGACAGACGTATTGTTCTTTCTGCACGACAACAATAACAAATACACATTCTTCACGCCCGACAACAAG ACGGGGGTAGTGTCCCTAGTGAAGCTGCTGGTGCGGGAGAAGGCGGGCGCGGAGGGCCGCGGGCTGTACCTGATCTGCAGCGGGCCCGCCGAGCCAGAGATGTTCGAGCTGAGGGTCCACCGCCCGAAGGACATACACTCCTGGATACACAACGTCAG GTTAGCGGTGTCCCAATGTCCGTCGGAAGTGGAGGAATCCGAGGCGGGGTCACTGGCCTCTGCGGAAGAGAGACAACGCGCGCTCGACGCGAGATACGAGAGCATAAGACTGATCACTG ATGAGACTCCCTGGTGGCAAATAGAAG AAGCGTTGAGGGTTAAAGATAGAGAGCACGCGACGCTTCTAGAAGAGAAAATGGCTCTGCATATGAAAATGGTGGGGCACACGGGCACATCTACGCTGGACGTGCCTAGTACGG GCGCGAACGCGGTGTTCCCGGGCGGGCTGGTGTTCCCGGACTACGTGCGTCTCGCGGCGCCCTCGCCCGACACGCATGCGCTCTGGCAGGAAGTCTGCAGGGTCGTCAAA GACGCGTTAGAAGCGTCAAGCGGCGTGtggagcggcggcggcgcacTCGGCCGCAGCACCAGCTCGGCTGGGGAGCGGCATTCATGTGTTTACGAGAGCCCCGCGCTGCCGAGACGAGCTGACACATTCGCGGGTTTCGATGCCACTACCAACAGACACAGAG GCGTCAACTTACGGTTATCAACGGACACGCCGGAAGAAGCCGAAGCGGAGTCGGAGACGCACGAGCGGCCCCGAGCGTACGAACAGACGGGAGGCGACGCCGCGCTCAAGTTGCAACACGCTGTCTACACGCTCACTTGCATCGTGTGGCAACAGCTCACCACCATACACAG CCTGGAAGCGCAAGTGATGGCGTGGCGAGCGGcgccgggcggcgcggcgcgcgggcaCGAGGCGCAGCTGGAGGAACTGAGGCATCTACAGGCGCGGCTCACGGCTGACCGCGCAGCCTGGGAACACAGCCGCGCGCGGGACCACGCCGCCATCGCAGACG AAAAGCGGCAACTGCAAGCGGCGCGCGAGGAGTTGGCGGAGCAGCAGAAAGACGTCGAACAACAACGCGAGCGGCTGTACCGCCGGCTGGAGAGATTGCAGCAGCATG GAGGCTCTCAGGAAGAGATAGCGAGCGTCGGCACGCTGTCCCCTGACTCGAGCGTGAGCGACACCACGCGGCGGAAAGAACCGAAATGGCGGA GTAACCGCGGCTCGACGGGGTCCGAGTGCTCggcgagcggcggcggcgcgcgcgccgtgccCCCCCGCAGCTGCTCTCCGCGCAGAACGAGAGTCGCGCCACCGCCGCCGTCACTGTGA
- the LOC141440309 gene encoding uncharacterized protein isoform X4 → MDVPSQETVGLLSSDEGGAGSSDSRSDSSEDEVTEHVARAPAAMAAARAQVVVPTISVTPHSPGVLDDSLQQLRQLHAAVQRMRAAPLPLMQAGGISRLSTSCPSLCKDGVADNDCSSPTHLDFFPHSRKGSGESRHWGLWDRREEGRRSSWAALEPGARAPEPHRQRSTLNGHSASLSSVESDGEAPRVRHSTHSLNDNDLAKDFEKVTAALRAGTSVTPADGSARLVARLPLQKSVSTPSIVAAVQPPPPQPMPNMSVALVTGPRNSLSAGGASETESDEDTSAATVGATTQLPGRRNNTHQEHLGLHRLAFLEQAAYDHHAEKRRKRGSLFFRKKKDKSRKAAHAWQTASSSADCDWCGRALADTPQAYCENCTMTVHQNVCKDYIVECNKPKSSKTSVGKSLSAASGKSSKRSSVSSQSQTPNSKKQGCYSPWRRVATKLGVHTSHACHDDKDGSDHKHDQSNASDDAGASEWPEAYLTPDLLGEEAILLGLGASEPDTWAAGAPKGLANIFNFASRAIGDRETKRQEHIYELILTEKHHCLTIRLMQKMFAEGMLRFPGISTAQVSRMFPCVEELWTLHAALLARLRARQHASPQIASVADILADTFAAPARHRLKAAYGEFCSRHRDAVDVFKECCAREPRLARFIRKCQQNPLLRKKGVPECVLFVAQRLTKYPLLLEPLLKTAGDDINERELLQKALCGVKEILVDVDNQVAAKEREDRKLEIYHRIDAKSFANFKGRKFKKSDILQGNRILKFEGVATLMQGRSKMQTLLVIVLTDVLFFLHDNNNKYTFFTPDNKTGVVSLVKLLVREKAGAEGRGLYLICSGPAEPEMFELRVHRPKDIHSWIHNVRLAVSQCPSEVEESEAGSLASAEERQRALDARYESIRLITEALRVKDREHATLLEEKMALHMKMVGHTGTSTLDVPSTGANAVFPGGLVFPDYVRLAAPSPDTHALWQEVCRVVKDALEASSGVWSGGGALGRSTSSAGERHSCVYESPALPRRADTFAGFDATTNRHRGVNLRLSTDTPEEAEAESETHERPRAYEQTGGDAALKLQHAVYTLTCIVWQQLTTIHSLEAQVMAWRAAPGGAARGHEAQLEELRHLQARLTADRAAWEHSRARDHAAIADEKRQLQAAREELAEQQKDVEQQRERLYRRLERLQQHGGSQEEIASVGTLSPDSSVSDTTRRKEPKWRSNRGSTGSECSASGGGARAVPPRSCSPRRTRVAPPPPSL, encoded by the exons GGCGGCGCCGGCAGTTCGGACTCCCGCTCGGACAGCAGCGAGGACGAGGTGACGGAGCACGtggcgcgcgcgcccgccgccatggccgccgcccgcgcgcagGTAGTC GTGCCGACCATAAGCGTGACGCCGCACAGCCCCGGCGTGCTCGACGACAGCCTGCAGCAGCTGCGGCAGCTGCATGCCGCTGTGCAGCGCATGCGCGCGGCGCCGCTGCCGCTCATG CAAGCGGGCGGCATCAGTAGACTCAGCACGTCGTGCCCGTCGCTCTGCAAAGATGGCGTCGCGGATAACGACTGCTCCTCACCCACGCACTTGGACTTCTTCCCTCACAGTCGGAAAGGAAGCG GTGAGTCCCGGCACTGGGGCCTGTGGGACCGGCGGGAGGAGGGCCGCCGCAGCTCGTGGGCCGCGCTGGAGCCCGGCGCGCGGGCGCCCGAACCCCACCGACAACGCAG TACGCTCAACGGACACAGCGCGTCGCTATCATCGGTGGAGTCGGACGGAGAGGCGCCGCGCGTGCGACACTCCACGCACTCGCTCAACGACAACGACTTAGCC AAAGACTTCGAGAAGGTGACAGCGGCGCTGCGCGCGGGCACATCCGTGACGCCGGCGGACGGCAGCGCGCGGCTGGTCGCGCGCCTGCCGCTCCAGAAGTCCGTGTCCACGCCGAGCATTGTGGCCGCCgtgcagccgccgccgccccagCCCATGCCCAACATGTCAGTAGCACTAGTAACCGGTCCGAGGAATAG CTTGTCGGCTGGCGGTGCGAGTGAGACGGAGAGCGACGAGGACACATCGGCAGCTACAGTCGGCGCCACGACTCAGCTACCAGGAAGAAGGAACAACACTCATCAGGAACATTTGGGACTCCATCGCTTGGCGTTCTTAGAACA AGCGGCCTATGACCACCATGCTGAAAAGAGACGGAAGAGAGGCagtttatttttcagaaaaaagaAG GACAAGTCGCGCAAAGCGGCGCATGCGTGGCAGACGGCGTCGTCTTCCGCGGACTGCGATTGGTGCGGGCGCGCGCTCGCCGACACGCCCCAAGCCTATTGCGAGA ATTGCACAATGACAGTACACCAAAACGTGTGCAAAGACTACATTGTTGAATGCAACAAGCCTAAATCGTCAAAA ACATCAGTTGGTAAATCCTTAAGCGCAGCGAGCGGCAAAAGCAGTAAACGTAGTTCAGTTTCCAGCCAGTCTCAAACGCcaaatag CAAGAAGCAGGGATGCTATTCGCCGTGGCGTCGCGTGGCTACGAAGCTCGGCGTGCA CACCAGCCACGCCTGTCACGACGACAAAGATGGCTCCGACCACAAACATGACCAAAGCAA CGCGTCCGACGACGCGGGCGCGTCAGAATGGCCGGAAGCGTACCTAACACCGGACCTGCTTGGGGAGGAAGCGATCCTGCTGGGCCTGGGGGCGTCCGAGCCCGACACGTGGGCGGCCGGCGCGCCCAAAGGACTCGCCAA tattttcaatttcgctTCCAGAGCCATCGGGGACAGGGAAACCAAGAGGCAGGAGCATATATACGAGCTAATACTGACAGAAAAACACCACTGTTTAACAATAAGACTTATGCAAAAG ATGTTCGCAGAAGGCATGCTCCGATTCCCGGGCATATCTACAGCGCAGGTGTCCCGTATGTTCCCGTGCGTGGAGGAGCTATGGACTCTGCACGCGGCGTTGCTCGCTAGACTACGCGCAAGACAGCACGCGTCACCGCAAATTGCGTCAGTCGCGGACATACTGGCGGATACCTTCGCCGCGCCCGCGAGGCATCGGTTGAAGGCTGCTTACG GCGAGTTCTGTTCGCGGCATCGGGACGCGGTGGACGTGTTCAAAGAGTGCTGCGCGCGGGAGCCGCGTCTTGCGCGCTTCATACGGAAGTGCCAGCAGAACCCGTTGCTCAGGAAAAAG GGCGTACCGGAGTGTGTGTTGTTCGTAGCGCAGAGGCTAACCAAATACCCGCTGTTGTTGGAGCCGCTGCTGAAAACGGCCGGCGACGACATAAATGAGCGGGAGCTGTTGCAGAAAGCTCTCTGCGGCGTCAAG GAAATCCTAGTCGATGTGGACAACCAGGTGGCAGCCAAAGAGCGGGAGGACAGGAAGCTCGAGATATATCATCGGATCGACGCCAAATCGTTTGCCAACTTTAAGGGACGCAAGTTCAAGAAAAGTGACATCCTGCAAGGGAATAGGATACTCAA gttcGAAGGCGTGGCGACACTGATGCAGGGTCGCAGCAAGATGCAGACGCTGTTAGTGATCGTGCTGACAGACGTATTGTTCTTTCTGCACGACAACAATAACAAATACACATTCTTCACGCCCGACAACAAG ACGGGGGTAGTGTCCCTAGTGAAGCTGCTGGTGCGGGAGAAGGCGGGCGCGGAGGGCCGCGGGCTGTACCTGATCTGCAGCGGGCCCGCCGAGCCAGAGATGTTCGAGCTGAGGGTCCACCGCCCGAAGGACATACACTCCTGGATACACAACGTCAG GTTAGCGGTGTCCCAATGTCCGTCGGAAGTGGAGGAATCCGAGGCGGGGTCACTGGCCTCTGCGGAAGAGAGACAACGCGCGCTCGACGCGAGATACGAGAGCATAAGACTGATCACTG AAGCGTTGAGGGTTAAAGATAGAGAGCACGCGACGCTTCTAGAAGAGAAAATGGCTCTGCATATGAAAATGGTGGGGCACACGGGCACATCTACGCTGGACGTGCCTAGTACGG GCGCGAACGCGGTGTTCCCGGGCGGGCTGGTGTTCCCGGACTACGTGCGTCTCGCGGCGCCCTCGCCCGACACGCATGCGCTCTGGCAGGAAGTCTGCAGGGTCGTCAAA GACGCGTTAGAAGCGTCAAGCGGCGTGtggagcggcggcggcgcacTCGGCCGCAGCACCAGCTCGGCTGGGGAGCGGCATTCATGTGTTTACGAGAGCCCCGCGCTGCCGAGACGAGCTGACACATTCGCGGGTTTCGATGCCACTACCAACAGACACAGAG GCGTCAACTTACGGTTATCAACGGACACGCCGGAAGAAGCCGAAGCGGAGTCGGAGACGCACGAGCGGCCCCGAGCGTACGAACAGACGGGAGGCGACGCCGCGCTCAAGTTGCAACACGCTGTCTACACGCTCACTTGCATCGTGTGGCAACAGCTCACCACCATACACAG CCTGGAAGCGCAAGTGATGGCGTGGCGAGCGGcgccgggcggcgcggcgcgcgggcaCGAGGCGCAGCTGGAGGAACTGAGGCATCTACAGGCGCGGCTCACGGCTGACCGCGCAGCCTGGGAACACAGCCGCGCGCGGGACCACGCCGCCATCGCAGACG AAAAGCGGCAACTGCAAGCGGCGCGCGAGGAGTTGGCGGAGCAGCAGAAAGACGTCGAACAACAACGCGAGCGGCTGTACCGCCGGCTGGAGAGATTGCAGCAGCATG GAGGCTCTCAGGAAGAGATAGCGAGCGTCGGCACGCTGTCCCCTGACTCGAGCGTGAGCGACACCACGCGGCGGAAAGAACCGAAATGGCGGA GTAACCGCGGCTCGACGGGGTCCGAGTGCTCggcgagcggcggcggcgcgcgcgccgtgccCCCCCGCAGCTGCTCTCCGCGCAGAACGAGAGTCGCGCCACCGCCGCCGTCACTGTGA
- the LOC141440309 gene encoding uncharacterized protein isoform X2, with amino-acid sequence MDVPSQETVGLLSSDEGGAGSSDSRSDSSEDEVTEHVARAPAAMAAARAQVPTISVTPHSPGVLDDSLQQLRQLHAAVQRMRAAPLPLMQAGGISRLSTSCPSLCKDGVADNDCSSPTHLDFFPHSRKGSGESRHWGLWDRREEGRRSSWAALEPGARAPEPHRQRSTLNGHSASLSSVESDGEAPRVRHSTHSLNDNDLAKDFEKVTAALRAGTSVTPADGSARLVARLPLQKSVSTPSIVAAVQPPPPQPMPNMSVALVTGPRNSLSAGGASETESDEDTSAATVGATTQLPGRRNNTHQEHLGLHRLAFLEQAAYDHHAEKRRKRGSLFFRKKKDKSRKAAHAWQTASSSADCDWCGRALADTPQAYCENCTMTVHQNVCKDYIVECNKPKSSKTSVGKSLSAASGKSSKRSSVSSQSQTPNSKKQGCYSPWRRVATKLGVHTSHACHDDKDGSDHKHDQSNASDDAGASEWPEAYLTPDLLGEEAILLGLGASEPDTWAAGAPKGLANIFNFASRAIGDRETKRQEHIYELILTEKHHCLTIRLMQKMFAEGMLRFPGISTAQVSRMFPCVEELWTLHAALLARLRARQHASPQIASVADILADTFAAPARHRLKAAYGEFCSRHRDAVDVFKECCAREPRLARFIRKCQQNPLLRKKGVPECVLFVAQRLTKYPLLLEPLLKTAGDDINERELLQKALCGVKEILVDVDNQVAAKEREDRKLEIYHRIDAKSFANFKGRKFKKSDILQGNRILKFEGVATLMQGRSKMQTLLVIVLTDVLFFLHDNNNKYTFFTPDNKTGVVSLVKLLVREKAGAEGRGLYLICSGPAEPEMFELRVHRPKDIHSWIHNVRLAVSQCPSEVEESEAGSLASAEERQRALDARYESIRLITDETPWWQIEEALRVKDREHATLLEEKMALHMKMVGHTGTSTLDVPSTGANAVFPGGLVFPDYVRLAAPSPDTHALWQEVCRVVKDALEASSGVWSGGGALGRSTSSAGERHSCVYESPALPRRADTFAGFDATTNRHRGVNLRLSTDTPEEAEAESETHERPRAYEQTGGDAALKLQHAVYTLTCIVWQQLTTIHSLEAQVMAWRAAPGGAARGHEAQLEELRHLQARLTADRAAWEHSRARDHAAIADEKRQLQAAREELAEQQKDVEQQRERLYRRLERLQQHGGSQEEIASVGTLSPDSSVSDTTRRKEPKWRSNRGSTGSECSASGGGARAVPPRSCSPRRTRVAPPPPSL; translated from the exons GGCGGCGCCGGCAGTTCGGACTCCCGCTCGGACAGCAGCGAGGACGAGGTGACGGAGCACGtggcgcgcgcgcccgccgccatggccgccgcccgcgcgcag GTGCCGACCATAAGCGTGACGCCGCACAGCCCCGGCGTGCTCGACGACAGCCTGCAGCAGCTGCGGCAGCTGCATGCCGCTGTGCAGCGCATGCGCGCGGCGCCGCTGCCGCTCATG CAAGCGGGCGGCATCAGTAGACTCAGCACGTCGTGCCCGTCGCTCTGCAAAGATGGCGTCGCGGATAACGACTGCTCCTCACCCACGCACTTGGACTTCTTCCCTCACAGTCGGAAAGGAAGCG GTGAGTCCCGGCACTGGGGCCTGTGGGACCGGCGGGAGGAGGGCCGCCGCAGCTCGTGGGCCGCGCTGGAGCCCGGCGCGCGGGCGCCCGAACCCCACCGACAACGCAG TACGCTCAACGGACACAGCGCGTCGCTATCATCGGTGGAGTCGGACGGAGAGGCGCCGCGCGTGCGACACTCCACGCACTCGCTCAACGACAACGACTTAGCC AAAGACTTCGAGAAGGTGACAGCGGCGCTGCGCGCGGGCACATCCGTGACGCCGGCGGACGGCAGCGCGCGGCTGGTCGCGCGCCTGCCGCTCCAGAAGTCCGTGTCCACGCCGAGCATTGTGGCCGCCgtgcagccgccgccgccccagCCCATGCCCAACATGTCAGTAGCACTAGTAACCGGTCCGAGGAATAG CTTGTCGGCTGGCGGTGCGAGTGAGACGGAGAGCGACGAGGACACATCGGCAGCTACAGTCGGCGCCACGACTCAGCTACCAGGAAGAAGGAACAACACTCATCAGGAACATTTGGGACTCCATCGCTTGGCGTTCTTAGAACA AGCGGCCTATGACCACCATGCTGAAAAGAGACGGAAGAGAGGCagtttatttttcagaaaaaagaAG GACAAGTCGCGCAAAGCGGCGCATGCGTGGCAGACGGCGTCGTCTTCCGCGGACTGCGATTGGTGCGGGCGCGCGCTCGCCGACACGCCCCAAGCCTATTGCGAGA ATTGCACAATGACAGTACACCAAAACGTGTGCAAAGACTACATTGTTGAATGCAACAAGCCTAAATCGTCAAAA ACATCAGTTGGTAAATCCTTAAGCGCAGCGAGCGGCAAAAGCAGTAAACGTAGTTCAGTTTCCAGCCAGTCTCAAACGCcaaatag CAAGAAGCAGGGATGCTATTCGCCGTGGCGTCGCGTGGCTACGAAGCTCGGCGTGCA CACCAGCCACGCCTGTCACGACGACAAAGATGGCTCCGACCACAAACATGACCAAAGCAA CGCGTCCGACGACGCGGGCGCGTCAGAATGGCCGGAAGCGTACCTAACACCGGACCTGCTTGGGGAGGAAGCGATCCTGCTGGGCCTGGGGGCGTCCGAGCCCGACACGTGGGCGGCCGGCGCGCCCAAAGGACTCGCCAA tattttcaatttcgctTCCAGAGCCATCGGGGACAGGGAAACCAAGAGGCAGGAGCATATATACGAGCTAATACTGACAGAAAAACACCACTGTTTAACAATAAGACTTATGCAAAAG ATGTTCGCAGAAGGCATGCTCCGATTCCCGGGCATATCTACAGCGCAGGTGTCCCGTATGTTCCCGTGCGTGGAGGAGCTATGGACTCTGCACGCGGCGTTGCTCGCTAGACTACGCGCAAGACAGCACGCGTCACCGCAAATTGCGTCAGTCGCGGACATACTGGCGGATACCTTCGCCGCGCCCGCGAGGCATCGGTTGAAGGCTGCTTACG GCGAGTTCTGTTCGCGGCATCGGGACGCGGTGGACGTGTTCAAAGAGTGCTGCGCGCGGGAGCCGCGTCTTGCGCGCTTCATACGGAAGTGCCAGCAGAACCCGTTGCTCAGGAAAAAG GGCGTACCGGAGTGTGTGTTGTTCGTAGCGCAGAGGCTAACCAAATACCCGCTGTTGTTGGAGCCGCTGCTGAAAACGGCCGGCGACGACATAAATGAGCGGGAGCTGTTGCAGAAAGCTCTCTGCGGCGTCAAG GAAATCCTAGTCGATGTGGACAACCAGGTGGCAGCCAAAGAGCGGGAGGACAGGAAGCTCGAGATATATCATCGGATCGACGCCAAATCGTTTGCCAACTTTAAGGGACGCAAGTTCAAGAAAAGTGACATCCTGCAAGGGAATAGGATACTCAA gttcGAAGGCGTGGCGACACTGATGCAGGGTCGCAGCAAGATGCAGACGCTGTTAGTGATCGTGCTGACAGACGTATTGTTCTTTCTGCACGACAACAATAACAAATACACATTCTTCACGCCCGACAACAAG ACGGGGGTAGTGTCCCTAGTGAAGCTGCTGGTGCGGGAGAAGGCGGGCGCGGAGGGCCGCGGGCTGTACCTGATCTGCAGCGGGCCCGCCGAGCCAGAGATGTTCGAGCTGAGGGTCCACCGCCCGAAGGACATACACTCCTGGATACACAACGTCAG GTTAGCGGTGTCCCAATGTCCGTCGGAAGTGGAGGAATCCGAGGCGGGGTCACTGGCCTCTGCGGAAGAGAGACAACGCGCGCTCGACGCGAGATACGAGAGCATAAGACTGATCACTG ATGAGACTCCCTGGTGGCAAATAGAAG AAGCGTTGAGGGTTAAAGATAGAGAGCACGCGACGCTTCTAGAAGAGAAAATGGCTCTGCATATGAAAATGGTGGGGCACACGGGCACATCTACGCTGGACGTGCCTAGTACGG GCGCGAACGCGGTGTTCCCGGGCGGGCTGGTGTTCCCGGACTACGTGCGTCTCGCGGCGCCCTCGCCCGACACGCATGCGCTCTGGCAGGAAGTCTGCAGGGTCGTCAAA GACGCGTTAGAAGCGTCAAGCGGCGTGtggagcggcggcggcgcacTCGGCCGCAGCACCAGCTCGGCTGGGGAGCGGCATTCATGTGTTTACGAGAGCCCCGCGCTGCCGAGACGAGCTGACACATTCGCGGGTTTCGATGCCACTACCAACAGACACAGAG GCGTCAACTTACGGTTATCAACGGACACGCCGGAAGAAGCCGAAGCGGAGTCGGAGACGCACGAGCGGCCCCGAGCGTACGAACAGACGGGAGGCGACGCCGCGCTCAAGTTGCAACACGCTGTCTACACGCTCACTTGCATCGTGTGGCAACAGCTCACCACCATACACAG CCTGGAAGCGCAAGTGATGGCGTGGCGAGCGGcgccgggcggcgcggcgcgcgggcaCGAGGCGCAGCTGGAGGAACTGAGGCATCTACAGGCGCGGCTCACGGCTGACCGCGCAGCCTGGGAACACAGCCGCGCGCGGGACCACGCCGCCATCGCAGACG AAAAGCGGCAACTGCAAGCGGCGCGCGAGGAGTTGGCGGAGCAGCAGAAAGACGTCGAACAACAACGCGAGCGGCTGTACCGCCGGCTGGAGAGATTGCAGCAGCATG GAGGCTCTCAGGAAGAGATAGCGAGCGTCGGCACGCTGTCCCCTGACTCGAGCGTGAGCGACACCACGCGGCGGAAAGAACCGAAATGGCGGA GTAACCGCGGCTCGACGGGGTCCGAGTGCTCggcgagcggcggcggcgcgcgcgccgtgccCCCCCGCAGCTGCTCTCCGCGCAGAACGAGAGTCGCGCCACCGCCGCCGTCACTGTGA